In Deltaproteobacteria bacterium, one genomic interval encodes:
- a CDS encoding cupin domain-containing protein, translating to MKMELKDLNESLAEHDLSGFWNTRTPEHQDEAPFLWKWREVYPCLMDAKESVGLELAERRAIRLVNPQNPTRATSRTLLFTFSVVNPGEIARPHRHNMAAIRFVVKGSGAFTLVEGERFPMHEGDLILTPNWTWHEHHNVGDEPIVWLDGLDGPLINALNVLFFENYDADTQGATRADGDAQMRFGFARPPARPESPGRGLPFRYRWEDTDASLHNITDAEADPFDGHLVRYINPVTGGYTMATLSCEAQMLKPGWTTGTHRHTSTSLYHVFRGRGRTAVGEGYLEWEKGDSFMIPNWQWHRHENPFDEEAVLFTMNDRPVLEALELYREEQRSGGNGS from the coding sequence ATGAAGATGGAGCTCAAGGACCTCAACGAGTCTCTGGCCGAGCACGACCTCTCGGGCTTCTGGAACACGCGCACGCCCGAGCATCAGGACGAGGCCCCTTTTCTGTGGAAGTGGCGCGAGGTCTATCCGTGCCTGATGGACGCCAAGGAGTCCGTTGGGCTGGAGTTGGCGGAGCGCCGGGCCATACGCTTGGTGAACCCGCAGAACCCCACCCGTGCCACCTCCCGGACGTTGCTGTTCACCTTCTCGGTGGTGAACCCCGGCGAGATCGCGCGCCCGCACCGCCACAACATGGCGGCGATTCGCTTCGTGGTGAAGGGAAGCGGCGCGTTCACCCTGGTGGAGGGTGAGCGCTTCCCCATGCACGAGGGGGACCTGATCCTCACCCCCAACTGGACCTGGCACGAGCACCATAACGTGGGGGACGAGCCCATCGTGTGGCTCGACGGTCTCGACGGCCCGCTCATCAACGCGCTCAACGTGCTGTTCTTCGAGAACTACGACGCCGACACCCAGGGCGCGACCCGCGCCGACGGCGACGCGCAAATGCGCTTCGGTTTCGCCCGTCCGCCGGCCCGCCCGGAGTCCCCCGGCCGGGGCCTGCCGTTCCGCTACCGCTGGGAAGACACGGACGCGTCGCTCCACAACATCACCGACGCCGAGGCCGACCCCTTCGACGGCCACCTGGTGCGCTACATCAACCCGGTGACCGGCGGCTACACCATGGCGACCCTGTCGTGCGAGGCGCAGATGCTCAAGCCGGGCTGGACCACCGGCACCCACCGGCACACCAGCACGTCGCTGTACCACGTGTTCCGGGGGCGCGGCCGGACCGCCGTGGGCGAGGGCTACCTGGAGTGGGAGAAGGGCGACTCGTTCATGATCCCCAACTGGCAGTGGCACCGCCACGAGAACCCCTTCGACGAGGAGGCGGTGCTCTTCACCATGAACGACCGGCCGGTGCTGGAAGCGCTGGAACTTTACCGGGAAGAGCAGCGTTCCGGCGGCAACGGCTCCTGA
- a CDS encoding iron-containing redox enzyme family protein: protein MTPKEWRTELGEIVRDYFRSPELGHFYDTRVTMERAQLYLSQLGIYVRRRRDYWPQVAANCPVFVVKQRIMSHEYEELVEDEYSDHGHLDLIFRQAREVGLSEQEVVDAEPLPTTRAAVLGWFWIARTRPWQEGLAASTIAEWTNDDRLLGDLGGGNCGRLYERWSKDLRFTDEQMPNFTAHRAADEKHAEMFLDILERYVPKGGEDGVLHTARESMDLHRAYFGGMAAAMNRLP from the coding sequence ATGACCCCGAAGGAATGGCGCACGGAGCTGGGCGAGATCGTCAGGGATTACTTCCGCTCCCCGGAGCTGGGGCACTTCTACGATACCCGCGTGACGATGGAGCGGGCGCAGCTCTACCTGTCGCAACTGGGGATCTACGTGCGGCGCCGGCGGGACTACTGGCCGCAGGTGGCCGCCAACTGTCCCGTGTTCGTGGTGAAGCAGCGCATCATGTCCCACGAGTACGAGGAGCTGGTGGAGGACGAGTACTCGGACCACGGCCACCTGGACCTGATCTTCCGGCAGGCACGGGAAGTGGGCCTCAGCGAACAGGAAGTGGTGGACGCCGAGCCGCTGCCCACCACCCGGGCCGCGGTGTTGGGCTGGTTCTGGATCGCGCGCACGCGTCCGTGGCAGGAGGGCCTGGCCGCGTCCACCATCGCCGAGTGGACCAACGACGACCGCCTGCTGGGCGATCTCGGCGGCGGCAACTGCGGCCGGCTCTACGAACGCTGGAGCAAGGACCTGCGGTTCACCGACGAGCAGATGCCCAACTTCACCGCGCACCGGGCCGCGGACGAGAAGCACGCGGAGATGTTCCTCGACATCCTGGAGCGCTACGTTCCCAAGGGCGGCGAGGACGGCGTGTTGCATACCGCCAGGGAGTCCATGGATCTCCACCGGGCCTATTTCGGCGGCATGGCCGCGGCCATGAACCGTCTGCCGTAG
- a CDS encoding UbiD family decarboxylase, with translation MSYPDLQEHLSNLEAAGLLLRVRHPINKDTEMHPLVRWQFRGGLSEAERKAFLFENVVDSHGRTYDMPVAVAALAASPQVYSVGLQRPVDEIPDLWAHALANPIEPAIVDSGPVHEVVLQGADLDIEGGGLLQLPVPISTPGFDNAPYTTCSHWFTKDPETGIRNQGNYRGQIKSQKRVGMYAGMHQHIFPHWDKCRERGEPLHAALVVGAPPVVSYGTVQKVPPGVDEMGIAGGLAGEPIQLVRCKTVNIEVPANAEIVIEGLINTDFVEPEGPFGESHGYLHPRTVSPFMEVTAITMKRKPVLCSFISQVTPSESSVIKKVGYEPLLRRYLRDTVGIKSVTQVAMHEPLTNLRKLVIVQMSKPAEGDVWRALNSIANYQHGVGKIAIAVDDDIDPHNLDAVWWAICYRSKPHEDVLILPGRVKGHSPPFEDEGHLITAKEMFYQPATDSGMLINAILKEPFPPISLPKREFMEHALELWNRLELPPLKPQAPWYGYSLGQWDDEWEEEAQLAVKSDYLQTGAKLAQRRVKPT, from the coding sequence ATGTCCTATCCCGACCTTCAAGAGCACCTGTCCAACCTCGAGGCGGCCGGACTGCTTCTGCGCGTCCGCCACCCCATCAACAAGGACACGGAGATGCACCCGCTGGTGCGCTGGCAGTTCCGCGGCGGCCTGTCCGAGGCGGAGCGCAAGGCGTTTCTGTTCGAGAATGTCGTGGACAGCCACGGACGTACCTACGACATGCCGGTGGCGGTGGCCGCGCTTGCGGCATCGCCGCAAGTCTATTCGGTGGGACTGCAACGCCCGGTGGACGAGATCCCGGATCTCTGGGCGCACGCGCTGGCGAACCCCATCGAGCCCGCCATCGTCGATTCCGGGCCGGTGCACGAGGTGGTGCTCCAGGGCGCGGACCTCGACATCGAGGGCGGCGGGCTGCTGCAGCTTCCGGTGCCCATCTCCACGCCGGGGTTCGACAACGCGCCCTACACCACCTGCTCCCACTGGTTCACCAAGGACCCGGAGACGGGCATTCGCAACCAGGGCAACTACCGCGGGCAGATCAAGAGCCAGAAGCGCGTGGGCATGTACGCCGGAATGCACCAGCACATCTTCCCGCACTGGGACAAGTGCCGCGAGCGCGGCGAGCCGCTGCACGCGGCGCTGGTGGTGGGGGCGCCGCCGGTGGTCTCCTACGGCACCGTGCAGAAGGTGCCGCCGGGGGTGGACGAAATGGGCATCGCCGGCGGCCTGGCGGGGGAGCCCATCCAACTGGTGCGCTGCAAGACCGTGAACATCGAGGTGCCGGCCAACGCCGAGATCGTCATCGAAGGGCTCATCAACACGGACTTCGTGGAGCCCGAGGGTCCCTTCGGCGAGTCCCACGGCTACCTGCACCCGCGCACGGTGTCGCCGTTCATGGAGGTCACCGCCATCACCATGAAGCGCAAGCCCGTGCTGTGCTCGTTCATCAGCCAGGTGACCCCGAGCGAGTCGAGCGTCATCAAGAAGGTGGGCTACGAGCCGCTCTTGCGCCGCTACCTGCGGGACACCGTGGGCATCAAGAGCGTCACCCAGGTGGCCATGCACGAGCCCCTCACCAACCTGCGCAAGCTCGTCATCGTGCAGATGAGCAAGCCCGCGGAAGGGGACGTGTGGCGCGCCCTGAACAGCATCGCCAACTACCAGCACGGCGTCGGCAAGATCGCCATCGCGGTGGACGACGACATCGACCCGCACAACCTGGACGCCGTGTGGTGGGCCATCTGCTACCGTTCCAAGCCGCACGAGGACGTGCTCATCCTGCCGGGGCGGGTCAAGGGCCACTCGCCGCCGTTCGAGGACGAGGGCCACCTGATCACGGCCAAGGAGATGTTCTACCAGCCGGCCACCGACTCCGGCATGCTCATCAACGCCATCCTCAAGGAGCCGTTCCCGCCCATCTCGCTGCCCAAGCGCGAGTTCATGGAGCACGCCCTGGAGCTGTGGAACCGGCTGGAGCTGCCGCCGCTCAAGCCCCAGGCGCCGTGGTACGGCTACTCCCTGGGCCAGTGGGACGACGAGTGGGAAGAAGAGGCGCAGCTCGCCGTGAAGAGCGACTACCTCCAGACCGGCGCCAAGCTGGCCCAGCGCAGGGTCAAGCCCACGTGA